The proteins below are encoded in one region of Brachionichthys hirsutus isolate HB-005 chromosome 12, CSIRO-AGI_Bhir_v1, whole genome shotgun sequence:
- the kctd4 gene encoding BTB/POZ domain-containing protein KCTD4, whose product MEWNLRRMESELRHINPDLLQPSKSFKKPSSGTITINVGGFLYTAHRTTLAKHQGSFLEELANGKKPVQHTDSMGNPFIDRDGPVFRHVLNYLRTGALQLPDDFREAGLLRREADFYRLGELVESVVEWESQRAAQREAAFLEVTDSHERSHGLKVYCSDPTFIEKVKGRLVQISKSRLDGFPEEFEVSSNVIQFRHFIKSESGSRLVLKEDSTFLCTLDCLKLETVMLALRSGFKLVTSLDSSKGSVVAAEALHFVK is encoded by the coding sequence ATGGAATGGAACTTGAGAAGAATGGAAAGTGAACTGAGGCACATCAACCCGGATCTGCTGCAACCCAGCAAAAGCTTCAAGAAACCCTCCTCAGGCACCATTACCATCAACGTAGGGGGGTTCCTGTACACCGCCCACCGGACCACCCTTGCGAAGCACCAGGGTTCCTTTTTGGAAGAGTTAGCCAATGGTAAGAAGCCAGTTCAGCATACCGATTCAATGGGAAACCCATTCATTGATAGAGATGGACCCGTTTTTCGACATGTGCTGAACTACCTCCGAACTGGAGCGCTCCAGCTGCCAGACGATTTTCGGGAGGCGGGGCTCCTGCGCAGGGAGGCAGATTTTTACCGTTTGGGTGAACTGGTTGAATCTGTGGTTGAGTGGGAAAGCCAGAGGGCAGCCCAGCGCGAGGCTGCCTTTTTGGAGGTGACCGATAGCCATGAGAGGTCACACGGTCTCAAGGTGTATTGCAGTGATCCCACCTTCATCGAAAAGGTCAAAGGGCGGCTCGTGCAGATCTCCAAAAGTCGCTTGGATGGCTTTCCAGAAGAATTCGAGGTGTCCTCCAACGTGATCCAGTTCCGACACTTCATCAAATCAGAGTCAGGCTCACGGCTTGTACTGAAAGAGGACAGCACATTCTTGTGCACACTCGACTGTCTGAAACTAGAGACGGTGATGTTAGCACTGAGGTCTGGCTTTAAGCTGGTTACCAGCCTCGACAGCAGCAAAGGCTCCGTGGTGGCAGCTGAGGCCTTGCATTTTGTCAAATAg